In the Euphorbia lathyris chromosome 5, ddEupLath1.1, whole genome shotgun sequence genome, one interval contains:
- the LOC136229213 gene encoding factor of DNA methylation 1-like yields the protein MGDSSDELSDISESEIADYTDKPYEELKAGKYKVKVNGTLRCPFCIGKKKQDYKFKDLLQHATGVGKGSANRRGQQKANHVALARYLENDLANEVDRSQMLPVPQPVNPTPQQVDVYVWPWMGIVVNIGKEPRDRNSVHDSGYWLKKFEKYKPLEVQTFWDDNEQTGQAVLKFNNNWNGFANSTDFEKSFETLHHGKNNWMKKKTDPGSSIYGWCARADDHDSKGPIGEYLRREGKLRTIFDIVQEANESKNVVVAHLANEIDQTNENLDRLQYKYNEKTMSMSRMLDEKDKLHHAFVEETRKMQRLARDNVLRILEEQQHLNDELESKKRKIDDWSKELNKREALTERERQKLDEDKKKNDDRNNSLQLASMEQKKADENVLRLIEEQKREKEEALKEILELEKRCDAKQKLEMEIQELKGQLQVMNHLGNKDDAAVQKKMKEMSDELNEKIDEMSNVEALNQTLIVKERQSNDELQEARKELLAGLAETLTSTVRTNIGIKRMGEVDQKPFLDTCKQKFSLEEAQVQASTLCSLWQENLKDQDWCPFKIITDFNGKTVEILDEEDEKLRNLKQEWGEGIYTAVTTALKELNEYNPSGLYIVPELWNFKEGRKATLKEVIAYIVKQIKSHKRKR from the exons ATGGGTGACAGTTCTGATGAATTGTCTGACATTAGTGAATCGGAGATTGCTGATTACACGGACAAGCCATATGAGGAGTTGAAAGCTGGAAAGTACAAAGTGAAGGTGAATGGCACCTTGAGGTGTCCATTCTGTATAGGGAAGAAAAAGCAGGATTACAAGTTCAAAGACTTGCTTCAACATGCAACGGGAGTGGGTAAGGGTTCTGCAAACAGGAGAGGACAACAAAAGGCAAATCATGTTGCCTTGGCAAGGTACTTAGAGAATGACCTAGCTAATGAAGTAGATCGTAGTCAAATGCTGCCTGTGCCACAACCTGTCAATCCAACTCCACAACAAGTTGATGTCTATGTATGGCCGTGGATGGGAATAGTCGTTAACATAGGGAAGGAGCCAAGGGATAGGAACTCCGTGCATGATAGTGGGTACTGGTTGAAAAAGTTTGAAAAATATAAGCCTTTGGAAGTCCAAACCTTTTGGGATGATAATGAGCAAACTGGACAGGCCGTGTTGAAGTTTAACAACAACTGGAATGGTTTTGCAAATTCAACTGATTTTGAAAAATCATTTGAGACTTTGCATCATGGGAAAAACAATTGGATGAAGAAAAAAACAGATCCTGGCTCAAGTATTTATGGCTGGTGTGCCCGTGCTGATGACCATGATTCTAAGGGTCCAATAGGCGAGTATCTTCGAAGAGAAGGAAAATTGAGGACAATTTTTGACATTGTTCAAGAGGCAAACGAAAGCAAAAATGTTGTTGTGGCCCACCTGGCCAATGAAATTGACCAGACAAATGAAAATTTGGATAGACTCCAATATAAGTACAATGAAAAGACCATGTCCATGAGTCGGATGCTTGATGAGAAAGATAAACTGCACCATGCTTTTGTTGAAG AAACAAGGAAGATGCAGAGGCTTGCACGTGATAATGTTCTCAGAATCTTAGAAGAACAGCAACATTTGAATGACGAATTGGAGTCTAAGAAGAGGAAAATTGATGACTGGAGCAAAGAATTGAATAAACGTGAAGCATTGACTGAACGTGAGAGACAAAAACTTGATGAAGATAAGAAAAAG AATGATGATAGAAACAATTCACTCCAGTTAGCGTCTATGGAACAGAAAAAGGCTGATGAGAATGTCTTAAGACTGATTGAAGAGCAAAAG AGGGAGAAAGAAGAGGCACTGAAGGAGATTCTTGAGTTGGAAAAGAGGTGTGATGCTAAGCAAAAGTTAGAAATGGAAATTCAAGAGTTGAAAGGACAGTTACAGGTGATGAATCATCTTGGTAACAAAGATGATGCAGCTGtccaaaagaaaatgaaagaaatgaGCGATGAACTAAATGAGAAGATAGATGAAATGAGTAATGTAGAAGCACTGAATCAGACTCTTATTGTGAAAGAGCGCCAGAGCAATGATGAGCTTCAAGAAGCACGCAAAGAATTACTTGCg GGTTTGGCTGAGACATTGACCTCGACTGTTCGAACCAATATTGGGATAAAGAGAATGGGAGAAGTTGATCAAAAGCCCTTTCTGGATACATGCAAGCAGAAATTTTCATTAGAGGAAGCTCAAGTTCAGGCCTCCACGCTCTGCTCATTGTGGCAGGAGAATTTGAAAGATCAGGACTGGTGTCCTTTTAAAATTATCACAGACTTTAATGGGAAGACAGTG GAGATacttgatgaagaagatgagaaaCTGCGCAATTTGAAGCAGGAGTGGGGGGAAGGAATTTACACTGCAGTTACGACAGCATTGAAGGAGTTAAATGAGTATAATCCAAGTGGATTATACATAGTTCCGGAGCTGTGGAACTTTAAAGAAGGAAGGAAAGCCACATTGAAGGAGGTGATTGCCTATATTGTGAAGCAAATCAAATCACACAAACGCAAGAGATGA